One part of the Thermococcus sp. genome encodes these proteins:
- a CDS encoding LSm family protein → MAERPLDVIHKSLDKDVLVLLKRGGEFRGRLIGYDIHLNVVLADASLMQDGEEVKKYGKIVIRGDNVLAISPVEIE, encoded by the coding sequence ATGGCGGAAAGACCACTCGACGTTATTCACAAGTCCCTTGATAAGGACGTGCTCGTGCTCCTCAAGAGGGGTGGCGAGTTCAGGGGCAGGCTCATCGGTTACGACATCCACCTGAACGTTGTCCTCGCCGATGCTTCCCTTATGCAGGACGGCGAGGAGGTTAAGAAGTACGGTAAAATCGTCATCAGGGGAGACAACGTCCTGGCCATCTCCCCGGTCGAGATAGAGTGA
- a CDS encoding 50S ribosomal protein L37e, with translation MGAGTAPKGKRNRTPTHIRCRRCGRRAFNVKKGYCAACGFGRSRRMRKYSWSHKWKKKRNLSY, from the coding sequence ATGGGAGCTGGAACCGCGCCGAAGGGAAAGCGCAACAGGACCCCAACCCACATCAGGTGCAGGCGCTGTGGTAGGAGAGCCTTCAACGTCAAGAAGGGCTACTGCGCCGCGTGTGGCTTCGGCAGGAGCAGGAGAATGAGGAAGTACAGCTGGAGCCACAAGTGGAAGAAGAAGAGGAACCTCTCCTACTGA
- a CDS encoding MATE family efflux transporter encodes MRLNETQRRIWQLAWPAILANISQTLLNLVDTLMVGHVSALAIGAVGLGGQVSWFMFPIMMSVSVGTLALVARAVGAKDFKRAELVLEQSLYLAFLLGIPVLLFGWFLGDDVLRIMGAKGELLSLAYAYLKVVFLFYPVRFVVFTINSALRGAGDTKTPMKVGILMNVFNAVFDYLLIYGKLGFPKLGAVGAAWASGIGITSAFIVLIALLVSNRLVLKFEPSWRFDTSIVEKIVRIGTPTLVERSLFSFYNFLYMSIVTRFGDVALAAHQIGLRIESIAYMPAFGFNVATSALVGQNLGANRPDEAEKTVYEALKMAGLFMGVMGAILVLFPRYLVMPFLNPSDPNYSEVLRLARIYLIIVGISEVPLGWVFVLSGALRGAGDTKSPMYVTAISKLLFRIIPAYLLGFGFSFGPITFKGLGVVAAWIAMSLETFTSALMYWWIFRKGKWKYVKV; translated from the coding sequence ATGAGGCTCAACGAGACCCAGCGGAGGATATGGCAACTTGCGTGGCCAGCAATCCTGGCCAACATCTCTCAGACCCTGCTCAACCTAGTGGACACCCTGATGGTCGGTCACGTGAGTGCACTGGCAATAGGGGCGGTGGGTCTCGGCGGGCAGGTAAGCTGGTTCATGTTCCCGATAATGATGTCAGTCTCCGTCGGAACGCTGGCCCTTGTTGCGCGCGCCGTTGGCGCAAAGGATTTCAAGAGGGCGGAGCTGGTCCTCGAGCAGAGCCTTTATCTCGCCTTCCTACTCGGCATTCCGGTTCTGCTCTTTGGCTGGTTCCTGGGTGATGACGTCCTCAGGATAATGGGTGCCAAGGGCGAGCTTCTGAGCCTTGCATACGCATACCTTAAGGTTGTCTTCCTCTTCTACCCCGTTCGCTTCGTTGTCTTTACGATAAACTCCGCCCTCAGAGGTGCGGGTGATACAAAGACGCCGATGAAGGTCGGCATTCTGATGAACGTTTTCAATGCCGTCTTTGATTACCTTCTCATCTACGGGAAGTTGGGCTTTCCAAAGCTCGGTGCGGTTGGAGCCGCTTGGGCATCGGGAATCGGCATCACCTCTGCCTTCATCGTTCTGATTGCTTTACTCGTCTCCAACAGGCTTGTCCTCAAGTTTGAACCCAGCTGGCGCTTTGACACCTCGATTGTGGAGAAAATAGTCCGCATCGGAACCCCTACGCTCGTCGAGAGGAGCCTCTTCAGCTTCTACAACTTCCTCTACATGAGCATCGTCACGCGCTTCGGGGACGTTGCCCTGGCCGCGCATCAGATAGGCCTCAGAATTGAGAGCATCGCCTACATGCCGGCCTTCGGCTTCAACGTGGCAACCTCGGCGTTGGTCGGCCAGAACCTCGGGGCCAACAGACCGGATGAAGCTGAGAAAACCGTTTACGAGGCCCTTAAAATGGCGGGGCTCTTCATGGGTGTGATGGGCGCAATACTGGTCCTCTTCCCCCGCTATCTGGTCATGCCCTTCCTAAACCCCAGCGACCCCAACTACTCAGAAGTCCTCCGCCTTGCCCGAATCTACCTCATAATAGTCGGAATCAGCGAGGTTCCGCTCGGCTGGGTGTTCGTTCTGAGCGGTGCCCTTAGAGGGGCTGGCGACACAAAAAGCCCGATGTACGTTACTGCAATAAGCAAGCTCCTCTTCAGGATAATCCCGGCGTATCTACTCGGGTTCGGCTTCTCATTTGGCCCCATAACCTTCAAGGGTCTTGGCGTTGTAGCGGCTTGGATAGCCATGAGCCTTGAGACCTTCACGAGCGCCCTGATGTACTGGTGGATTTTCAGGAAAGGAAAGTGGAAGTACGTGAAGGTGTGA
- a CDS encoding VIT1/CCC1 family protein, with translation MSSEAIKLAKRFYLDEWTDAMLYKKLAEWERNEKIRKEFERLAELEAWHAEFWKSFLEKRNEKPPKPGISRLTLWGVKLLRKVLGPGSVASLLEMGENSAIEKYFRFLTEYSTELSAEERETLRRVILDEIEHEKFFREEEKAFHVENIRDLVLGMNDGLVELLGAVTGLSAVYPNNPQIVGVSGLVVGVAGALSMAIGTFVSVRSQRQVKESIRSRMEVLFEVSPEKTVEELKEKLTEGGLPEEIAEEIAEKLKTNPDAVKRLLLPETEENEVRASLYTGLSYLLGVVFPVTPYFLASNSLTALVFSVLLAGSALAIVATLISLLSGISVRKKVAEMVATGLGAAFLSYLFGRLMEAVFHVSAL, from the coding sequence ATGTCCTCGGAAGCGATTAAACTGGCAAAACGCTTTTATCTGGACGAGTGGACCGATGCCATGCTCTATAAAAAGCTCGCCGAGTGGGAGAGAAACGAGAAAATCAGAAAGGAGTTCGAGAGACTTGCAGAGCTGGAGGCATGGCACGCCGAGTTCTGGAAGTCATTCCTGGAAAAAAGAAACGAGAAACCTCCGAAGCCAGGGATAAGCAGGCTTACCCTCTGGGGCGTTAAGCTCCTCAGAAAAGTCCTCGGGCCCGGTTCAGTGGCGTCACTCCTTGAGATGGGTGAGAACAGCGCAATAGAGAAGTACTTCAGGTTTCTGACGGAATACTCCACGGAGCTAAGCGCCGAGGAAAGGGAAACGCTCAGGAGGGTAATACTGGATGAGATAGAGCACGAGAAGTTCTTCCGCGAGGAGGAGAAGGCCTTCCACGTCGAGAACATCAGGGACCTTGTCCTTGGAATGAACGACGGCCTCGTCGAACTTCTGGGCGCTGTTACCGGCCTTTCCGCCGTGTATCCGAACAACCCCCAAATCGTAGGTGTTAGCGGTCTGGTCGTCGGCGTTGCAGGGGCGCTCTCAATGGCGATTGGAACCTTCGTTTCGGTTCGCTCCCAGAGACAGGTGAAGGAATCGATTCGCTCGAGGATGGAAGTCCTCTTCGAGGTTTCCCCCGAGAAAACAGTCGAAGAGCTCAAGGAAAAGCTCACCGAGGGCGGACTGCCCGAAGAGATAGCCGAGGAGATAGCTGAGAAACTCAAGACGAATCCCGATGCCGTCAAGAGACTTCTTCTCCCGGAGACCGAAGAAAACGAGGTCCGTGCGTCCCTCTACACGGGGCTCTCGTATCTACTCGGCGTTGTCTTTCCCGTAACGCCCTATTTCCTGGCCTCGAATTCCCTGACTGCCCTTGTATTTTCGGTTCTGCTGGCCGGTTCGGCACTTGCCATAGTGGCTACTCTAATTTCGCTCCTTTCGGGAATCTCGGTGAGGAAGAAGGTCGCGGAGATGGTGGCCACTGGCCTCGGCGCGGCGTTCCTGAGCTACCTATTCGGCAGGCTCATGGAGGCGGTCTTCCACGTCTCGGCGCTTTAG
- a CDS encoding tRNA (guanine(10)-N(2))-dimethyltransferase, producing the protein MELVERREGSARFLVPKAERIYDAPVFYNPVMALNRDVSVLVARILRPKRVLDALSATGIRGIRYALESPAEEVWLNDISEEAYSLMKQNVGLNFEGELYEEGDRAYLWGEKLIVINRGDANRLMAENFRYFDFLDLDPFGSPMEFLDTALRSVRRRGVLAVTATDTGVLCGAYAKACLKNYLARPIRGELCHEAGLRILVGTVVRYAAKYDLGVEVLLAYYRDHYFRAFLRFKSGARKAEKSLSQLGYLWQEESGRFSYERTFLPERPNAYGPLWLGPLKEGAFMEALSKELENFEPAHKKTKPFLELLSKELDVPFHYDTHALARRNGLQAVKVSTVIERLEELGYSASRTHFSPTSVKTNAPFEVVLDVLGSD; encoded by the coding sequence ATGGAGCTCGTCGAGAGAAGGGAAGGTTCGGCAAGGTTTCTAGTTCCAAAGGCCGAGAGAATTTACGACGCTCCGGTCTTTTACAACCCCGTTATGGCGCTCAACAGGGACGTGAGCGTTCTCGTCGCCAGGATTCTCAGGCCTAAGAGAGTTCTGGATGCCCTCTCAGCCACGGGCATAAGGGGAATCCGCTACGCCCTTGAAAGTCCCGCTGAAGAGGTCTGGCTCAACGACATAAGCGAAGAAGCCTACAGCCTCATGAAGCAGAACGTTGGCCTAAACTTCGAGGGAGAGCTCTACGAGGAAGGCGACAGGGCCTACCTCTGGGGGGAGAAGCTGATTGTAATCAACAGGGGCGATGCCAACAGGTTGATGGCCGAGAACTTCCGCTACTTCGACTTTCTTGACTTAGACCCCTTCGGCTCGCCGATGGAGTTCCTTGACACGGCCCTGAGGAGCGTCAGAAGGAGGGGTGTTTTAGCGGTTACGGCAACCGATACCGGTGTTCTCTGCGGTGCATATGCAAAGGCATGCCTCAAGAACTACCTCGCGAGGCCCATTAGGGGCGAACTCTGCCACGAGGCAGGCTTGAGAATCCTTGTGGGGACCGTTGTCAGATACGCGGCAAAGTACGACCTAGGCGTCGAGGTTCTCCTCGCCTATTACCGCGACCACTACTTCAGGGCGTTCCTCAGGTTCAAAAGCGGTGCCAGGAAGGCCGAGAAGAGCCTCTCCCAGCTCGGATACCTGTGGCAGGAGGAAAGCGGGCGGTTCAGCTACGAACGGACTTTCCTCCCCGAGAGACCCAATGCATATGGCCCGCTGTGGCTTGGCCCTCTGAAGGAAGGAGCCTTCATGGAGGCGCTCTCCAAGGAGCTTGAAAACTTTGAGCCGGCACATAAGAAGACAAAGCCCTTCCTCGAGCTACTCTCCAAGGAACTTGACGTTCCCTTCCACTACGACACCCACGCTCTGGCAAGGAGGAACGGCCTGCAGGCTGTAAAGGTTTCAACCGTCATTGAGAGACTTGAAGAGCTTGGCTATTCAGCCAGCAGGACGCACTTCTCGCCAACCTCCGTAAAGACCAACGCACCTTTCGAGGTGGTACTCGATGTCCTCGGAAGCGATTAA
- a CDS encoding 50S ribosomal protein L35ae, with amino-acid sequence MARVKAIVLSYAGSHEHQDNHRMILKPLGIDDRGSAARLIGRKVVWRTPTGRKMFGKVIRTHGNRGEVKAVFKPGLPGQALGDYVEIL; translated from the coding sequence ATGGCGAGGGTGAAAGCTATCGTCCTCTCCTACGCGGGTTCTCATGAGCACCAGGACAACCACAGGATGATTCTAAAACCCCTCGGCATAGACGACAGGGGAAGTGCGGCGCGCTTAATCGGCAGAAAGGTCGTCTGGAGGACGCCAACTGGCAGGAAGATGTTCGGAAAGGTCATCAGGACCCACGGAAATCGCGGTGAGGTCAAGGCCGTCTTCAAGCCCGGTTTACCTGGCCAGGCCCTCGGTGACTACGTCGAGATTCTCTGA
- a CDS encoding HAD family hydrolase — MTVYLFDFDGTLVDSTGAVEKALRIAIEKTIPAVIESDLYDEYYKALFLFIKGKLTYQHLGVIHELVAQGTIHEYYKLMPKYIKDFPFARHVVRELRKRGRKVISFSGEHTYPGGKVIFLKKTNWYDEFDDVVTFKGTKDMLHKFETLRELYPEEPFVWIDDSPARFTYILDENTLLVQKASPYKSDVPLLFDRVNFVKIKSIREVLEIDDGLSEFLGDKT; from the coding sequence ATGACGGTTTACCTCTTTGACTTCGATGGAACGCTCGTTGATAGCACCGGCGCCGTTGAGAAAGCGCTCAGAATAGCGATTGAGAAGACGATTCCGGCGGTGATAGAGAGCGACCTCTACGATGAGTACTACAAGGCCCTCTTTCTCTTCATCAAGGGAAAACTGACCTACCAGCACCTCGGCGTAATCCACGAGCTCGTTGCACAGGGGACGATTCACGAGTACTACAAGCTCATGCCCAAGTACATCAAGGATTTTCCCTTCGCAAGACACGTCGTTAGGGAGCTGAGAAAAAGGGGCAGGAAAGTGATAAGCTTCTCGGGAGAACACACATATCCAGGAGGTAAGGTGATATTCCTCAAGAAGACCAACTGGTACGATGAATTCGACGATGTCGTGACCTTCAAGGGCACGAAGGACATGCTCCACAAGTTCGAGACCCTCAGGGAGCTCTATCCCGAGGAGCCATTCGTCTGGATTGACGACAGTCCGGCGCGCTTTACCTACATCCTCGACGAGAACACGCTTTTAGTTCAGAAGGCATCGCCCTACAAAAGCGACGTTCCCCTGCTCTTCGATAGGGTTAACTTCGTGAAGATAAAATCCATCAGGGAAGTCCTTGAGATAGACGATGGGCTGAGCGAGTTCCTGGGCGATAAAACTTAA
- the pepQ gene encoding Xaa-Pro dipeptidase PepQ, with the protein MAMRIEKLKEYIAEKELDGVIITHKPNLYYFTGSAPVLGGYLLVTADEELFFVPQLEYEEAKESSRVPVEAFKRGPELFEKLKAFNLKKLGIEGRTAYSTVQSYREKLGVEEFVIVDEVIKELRMVKTREELEVIQKACEIADQAMLVAIEEISEGKREREIAAKMEYVMKMNGAEKPAFDTIIASGWRSALPHGIASDKRIERGELVVIDEGALYNHYNSDTTRTIVVGSPNEKQKDIYQAVLEAQIKGVEMARPGITAKELDTIVRDVIKEYGYGDYFIHSTGHGVGLEIHEWPGVNQSDETVLKPGMVITIEPGIYIPKFGGVRIEDTVVITENGAKRLTKTERELI; encoded by the coding sequence GTGGCAATGAGGATTGAAAAGCTGAAGGAATACATCGCCGAAAAGGAACTCGACGGCGTGATAATAACCCATAAGCCAAACCTCTACTACTTCACAGGTTCAGCCCCAGTTCTCGGGGGTTATCTGCTCGTTACTGCCGATGAGGAGCTTTTCTTCGTCCCCCAGCTGGAATACGAAGAGGCCAAAGAGAGCTCTCGTGTACCAGTTGAAGCATTCAAGCGCGGGCCCGAGCTCTTTGAAAAGCTTAAGGCCTTCAACTTGAAAAAGCTCGGAATCGAGGGAAGAACGGCCTACTCAACGGTTCAGAGCTACCGCGAGAAGCTCGGCGTTGAGGAGTTCGTCATCGTTGACGAAGTCATAAAGGAGCTCAGGATGGTGAAGACGAGGGAAGAACTTGAGGTCATCCAGAAGGCCTGTGAGATAGCCGACCAGGCTATGTTAGTGGCGATAGAGGAGATAAGCGAGGGCAAGCGCGAGAGGGAGATAGCGGCGAAGATGGAATACGTTATGAAGATGAACGGTGCTGAAAAGCCTGCCTTTGACACGATAATAGCGAGTGGCTGGCGCTCGGCATTACCTCACGGCATAGCGAGCGACAAGAGGATTGAGAGGGGAGAGCTGGTCGTTATAGACGAAGGCGCCCTCTACAACCACTACAACTCCGACACGACGAGGACGATAGTCGTTGGCAGTCCAAACGAGAAGCAGAAGGACATCTATCAGGCGGTCCTTGAGGCCCAGATTAAGGGAGTTGAGATGGCGAGGCCCGGCATCACCGCCAAGGAGCTTGACACCATCGTGAGGGACGTTATCAAGGAGTACGGCTACGGCGATTATTTCATCCACTCAACGGGACACGGCGTTGGCCTTGAGATACACGAGTGGCCAGGCGTGAACCAGAGCGACGAGACTGTTCTGAAGCCGGGTATGGTGATTACGATAGAGCCCGGCATTTACATCCCCAAGTTCGGCGGTGTCAGGATAGAGGACACGGTGGTGATAACAGAGAACGGAGCAAAGAGACTCACGAAAACCGAGAGGGAACTCATTTAG
- a CDS encoding ATP-dependent helicase has protein sequence MAGERIRWAEREYSDEEIFSILSEPVREWFKRKFGTFTPPQRYAVLEIHRGENVLISSPTGSGKTLSAFLSAINELILLGKEGKLEDKIYVLYVSPLRALNNDIKRNLEGPLAEIKEVAKELGYDLPEIRVGIRTSDTSSYEKSKMVKKPPHILITTPESLAIALNAPKFRERLKTVKYLIIDEVHALAENKRGSHLALSVERLQEIADNDFVRIGLSATIHPLEEIAKFVFGFDDEGNPRPGLIVDVSFAKETEIKVESVVEDLIYTPASVLSEALYKRLAELIKAHRTTLIFTNTRSGAERVAFNLKKLYPEFEGLIEAHHSSLSREVRLDVEEKLKKGELRAVISSTSLELGLDIGTIDLVVLIGSPKSVNRALQRIGRAGHRLHEVSKGVILALDRDDLVEVTVLAHNSRNRRLDRVKIPKNPLDVLVQHLLGMAINRVWEVEEAYRVVRRAYSFHGLPFEDFMSVLKYLAGEYTGLEERKVYAKIWLENGRFGRRGKMTRAIYYMNVGTIPDEAKIRVYTMDKKLIGTVEEEFAERLMPGDIFVLAGRTYEFVKSRGNKIYVIPREGAKPTIPAWFSEMLPLSFDLALDIQRFRREVKGLLGRRDAVRRLMRKYGIDEKAARAIVAYFREQARYSVIPDDGTVLVEFVPGERRNRYFFHTLIGRRANDALSRAFAYLVSKRKNCNVGIAINDNGFALLLPPDVKLSEDEVRELFHLEDLRETLKLALDNTELLKRRFRHVANRGLLILRRYVGRSKRLGRQQVMAVALLKVLKENYPDFPLLKEVYREIMEDKMDVESAELFLSWVKEGRIKVVFETHSVPSPFAFNLEAIGSSDVVLMEDRRELIKQLHRKIMAMIGAK, from the coding sequence ATGGCCGGGGAAAGGATAAGGTGGGCCGAGAGGGAATACAGCGACGAGGAGATATTCTCAATCCTGAGCGAGCCGGTTAGGGAGTGGTTTAAGCGGAAGTTCGGAACATTCACCCCACCACAGCGTTACGCCGTTTTGGAGATACATAGGGGCGAGAACGTGCTTATTTCTTCCCCGACAGGTTCCGGAAAAACGCTTTCCGCTTTCCTCTCGGCCATAAACGAGCTGATTCTCCTCGGCAAGGAGGGGAAGCTCGAGGATAAAATCTACGTTCTTTACGTCTCCCCTCTTCGAGCTCTCAACAACGATATAAAGCGCAACCTCGAGGGACCTTTGGCCGAAATCAAGGAAGTGGCAAAGGAGCTCGGCTACGATTTGCCCGAGATTCGTGTTGGAATAAGGACGAGCGATACTTCGAGCTACGAGAAGAGCAAGATGGTGAAAAAACCTCCTCATATACTCATAACGACACCAGAAAGCCTAGCAATAGCTCTAAACGCCCCCAAGTTCCGCGAGAGGTTGAAGACTGTGAAGTACCTCATAATAGACGAGGTTCACGCATTGGCTGAGAACAAGCGCGGTTCACACCTCGCGTTAAGCGTCGAGAGGCTCCAGGAGATAGCCGATAATGACTTCGTGAGGATAGGCCTGAGCGCTACTATACACCCGCTTGAGGAGATAGCCAAGTTCGTCTTCGGCTTTGACGACGAGGGAAACCCGAGGCCCGGTCTTATAGTTGATGTCAGCTTCGCCAAGGAGACCGAGATAAAGGTCGAGAGCGTTGTGGAGGACTTAATCTACACCCCGGCAAGCGTTCTGAGCGAGGCCCTTTACAAACGACTTGCCGAGCTGATAAAAGCTCACCGAACAACGCTCATCTTCACCAACACGAGGAGCGGTGCCGAGAGAGTTGCCTTCAACCTGAAGAAGCTCTATCCCGAGTTCGAGGGATTAATCGAGGCCCACCACTCTTCGCTGTCCAGGGAGGTTCGCCTTGACGTCGAGGAGAAGCTGAAGAAAGGGGAGCTCCGCGCGGTAATCAGCTCAACAAGCCTTGAGTTAGGTCTGGATATCGGAACGATTGACCTCGTTGTCCTCATAGGCTCACCGAAGAGCGTGAATCGCGCGTTACAGAGGATTGGAAGGGCCGGCCACAGGCTCCACGAGGTCAGTAAAGGCGTTATCCTTGCCCTCGATAGAGATGACCTCGTCGAGGTTACGGTTTTGGCGCACAACTCAAGGAACAGAAGGCTTGACAGGGTTAAGATACCCAAAAACCCGCTCGACGTTCTCGTTCAACACCTCCTCGGAATGGCCATCAACAGGGTCTGGGAGGTTGAGGAAGCCTACCGCGTCGTGAGGCGCGCTTATTCCTTCCACGGGCTACCCTTCGAGGACTTCATGAGCGTTTTGAAGTACCTTGCCGGCGAATATACGGGCCTTGAGGAGAGAAAAGTCTACGCCAAGATATGGCTCGAAAATGGGCGCTTTGGAAGGCGCGGTAAGATGACTAGGGCCATCTACTACATGAACGTCGGCACGATTCCAGATGAGGCTAAAATTCGCGTTTACACCATGGACAAGAAGCTCATCGGGACGGTTGAGGAGGAGTTCGCGGAGAGGTTAATGCCCGGCGACATCTTCGTCTTGGCTGGCAGAACCTACGAGTTCGTCAAGAGCCGGGGAAACAAGATATACGTTATCCCGCGCGAGGGAGCGAAACCCACAATTCCGGCATGGTTCTCCGAGATGCTCCCTCTGAGCTTTGATTTGGCCCTCGACATACAGAGGTTTAGAAGAGAGGTCAAGGGTCTTCTCGGTAGGAGGGACGCGGTTAGAAGGCTCATGAGAAAGTACGGCATAGACGAAAAAGCGGCGAGGGCAATCGTAGCTTACTTCCGCGAGCAGGCGAGGTACTCGGTAATCCCCGACGACGGGACCGTTCTGGTCGAGTTCGTGCCGGGGGAGAGGAGAAACCGCTACTTCTTCCACACGCTCATCGGAAGGCGCGCCAATGACGCACTCAGCAGGGCCTTCGCCTACTTGGTGAGCAAGAGGAAGAACTGCAACGTCGGGATAGCGATAAACGACAACGGCTTCGCTTTGCTCCTCCCACCGGATGTCAAGCTGAGTGAGGATGAGGTGAGGGAGCTTTTCCACCTCGAGGATTTAAGGGAGACGTTAAAGCTGGCCCTCGACAACACCGAGCTGTTGAAGAGGCGCTTCCGCCACGTGGCCAACCGCGGGTTGCTAATCCTAAGGCGCTACGTTGGGAGAAGCAAGCGCCTCGGAAGACAGCAGGTCATGGCAGTCGCGCTACTCAAGGTTTTGAAGGAGAACTATCCGGACTTTCCGCTCCTTAAGGAGGTATACCGCGAGATTATGGAGGACAAGATGGACGTTGAGAGCGCCGAGCTCTTCCTGAGCTGGGTTAAGGAGGGAAGGATAAAGGTCGTCTTCGAAACCCACAGCGTGCCGAGCCCCTTCGCCTTCAACCTCGAAGCTATAGGCTCGAGCGACGTTGTTCTCATGGAGGACAGGAGGGAGCTGATAAAACAGCTCCACAGAAAAATAATGGCGATGATAGGAGCTAAATGA
- a CDS encoding glycosyltransferase, which yields MNPLTLALAVILLWDGYFFFNYIISLFRNYRIREWGPRVSIIIPAYNEGRRVLRAIESALAQDYPDFEVIVVDDGSDDDTFQVASSIESPRLRVYRKEHGGKAKALNFGLSKASGEVIVTTDADSYLEPEAVRELVRRFYSDEILAVGGQVRVMGSSFLERAQDAEHLRIAMFRRAKELEDLSLAPGPIAAFRRYALEKIGGFVEDIVEDYATTKALKEIGRVVYAPRAKTWVEMPKSLGVLWRQRKRWFLGDLKNLGGGFTKDWAFLLLGDLVAFLDVLVPPLLLILGFWEFFLLWWAFETVTMLVPTFVEGGRLSNALLFPLIVWFWALFYLSLHIYGYFKFLLENSSVPQRF from the coding sequence ATGAACCCGCTAACGCTGGCCCTGGCAGTAATCCTCCTTTGGGACGGCTACTTCTTCTTCAATTACATAATTAGCCTTTTCAGGAATTACAGAATTAGGGAATGGGGGCCGAGGGTTTCAATCATAATCCCGGCCTACAACGAGGGTAGGAGGGTTCTAAGGGCCATAGAATCGGCCCTGGCGCAGGATTACCCGGACTTTGAGGTCATTGTTGTCGATGACGGAAGCGATGACGACACCTTCCAGGTTGCCTCCTCCATTGAGAGCCCCCGGCTGAGGGTTTATCGGAAGGAGCACGGTGGAAAGGCGAAAGCCCTGAACTTTGGCCTTTCAAAGGCTTCCGGCGAGGTGATAGTCACGACGGACGCTGACAGTTACCTCGAACCGGAAGCCGTCAGGGAGCTCGTGAGGAGGTTCTACTCCGATGAAATTCTGGCCGTTGGCGGTCAGGTCAGGGTGATGGGGAGTTCTTTCCTCGAAAGGGCACAGGACGCGGAGCATTTGAGGATAGCGATGTTCCGCAGGGCGAAGGAGCTCGAGGATTTGAGCCTCGCGCCAGGCCCGATAGCGGCCTTCAGGAGATATGCTCTGGAAAAAATTGGGGGCTTCGTAGAGGACATCGTTGAGGATTACGCAACCACCAAAGCCCTCAAGGAAATTGGAAGGGTCGTTTACGCTCCAAGGGCAAAAACTTGGGTTGAGATGCCCAAATCGTTGGGAGTCCTGTGGAGGCAGAGGAAGCGCTGGTTTCTGGGGGATTTGAAAAACCTCGGCGGGGGATTCACCAAGGATTGGGCATTCCTCCTGCTCGGTGACCTCGTAGCGTTTCTGGACGTACTCGTTCCCCCGCTCCTGCTCATTCTGGGGTTCTGGGAGTTTTTTCTCCTCTGGTGGGCTTTCGAGACCGTTACCATGCTCGTTCCAACTTTCGTCGAAGGTGGAAGACTTTCAAACGCCCTCCTCTTCCCTCTAATCGTCTGGTTCTGGGCTCTGTTTTATCTCTCGCTTCACATCTACGGCTACTTTAAGTTCCTCTTGGAAAACTCCAGTGTGCCACAACGCTTTTAA
- a CDS encoding inorganic phosphate transporter: MLEVIATAIFMAWAVGANDSAKAVGTAVGSGIVGFKRAVLIIAVFTTLGAVIGHSAVSGTITGLASGLLPGEVALALFSAASAVTIASLWGRPISTTQSIIGALIGSSLALGLPVDWWTIGKIISAWFFSPVFASFLAIAIYKLYKPLLRRIKCLKNLELTQKWLVFLASAYSAFNLGTNEVSNVIGLAKAGGMSDPNAFLALVMALGTLTFSYEVMMTIGRDIAPLGPTSAFSSQFGASIAVSVANLFGLPVSSGQAIVGAISGLSAYKGERVNKKLLVDIVKSWVRAPLFAGLLAFLLIKLFSAGF; this comes from the coding sequence ATGCTGGAGGTCATAGCGACTGCCATCTTCATGGCATGGGCCGTTGGAGCAAACGACAGTGCAAAGGCAGTAGGAACCGCCGTCGGCTCCGGGATAGTGGGTTTTAAGCGGGCAGTGCTCATAATAGCCGTCTTTACCACCCTCGGTGCCGTCATAGGTCACTCTGCGGTTTCAGGGACAATAACAGGGTTAGCGAGCGGACTCCTTCCGGGGGAAGTTGCCCTGGCCCTCTTTAGCGCTGCTTCCGCCGTTACAATAGCGAGTCTCTGGGGCAGGCCAATCTCAACGACTCAGTCCATAATAGGCGCTCTCATAGGCTCATCTCTCGCCCTCGGCCTTCCAGTTGACTGGTGGACCATCGGTAAAATTATCTCCGCCTGGTTCTTCTCGCCAGTCTTCGCCTCCTTCCTGGCGATAGCGATATACAAGCTTTACAAACCCCTGCTGAGGAGAATAAAGTGCCTCAAAAACCTTGAACTGACCCAGAAGTGGCTCGTCTTCCTTGCATCGGCATACTCGGCCTTCAACCTCGGAACGAACGAGGTCTCAAACGTGATAGGCCTGGCTAAGGCGGGCGGTATGTCAGACCCCAACGCCTTCCTGGCCCTCGTCATGGCACTCGGAACCCTCACCTTCAGCTACGAGGTCATGATGACCATAGGGAGGGACATAGCCCCCCTCGGGCCGACTTCGGCCTTCTCAAGTCAGTTTGGTGCATCCATAGCTGTGAGCGTCGCGAACCTCTTCGGTCTACCCGTGAGTTCTGGGCAGGCAATCGTAGGGGCCATAAGCGGTCTGAGCGCCTACAAGGGGGAAAGGGTAAACAAAAAGCTCCTGGTTGACATCGTGAAGAGCTGGGTGAGGGCACCCCTTTTTGCGGGCCTTCTGGCGTTTCTCCTGATTAAGCTCTTCTCGGCAGGCTTTTAA